One stretch of Streptomyces sp. A2-16 DNA includes these proteins:
- a CDS encoding GntR family transcriptional regulator, which translates to MTEIQRPGALYQQVAAAIREAILSGEFAPDSLLPSEAQLMTRYQVSRPTVRNAVSALRAEGLIDVRHGKGSFVRSNGRPVVSIAGHVGRTSGGQFTLHGVATWEQTEEPSTYRTHATEPTAHLLEVQVEEALFGCDRLLTDPATGTRAMHRTLIPLATADAVPDLAEAPNAEPAAVYAMLTKSGHKLWWSETVRARMPLPDERTALRLPDATPVLHLSRVTCGTDDQALILEEIRIGADRAELAYRITADKEPAQRRQP; encoded by the coding sequence ATGACAGAGATCCAGCGCCCCGGAGCCCTCTACCAACAGGTGGCCGCCGCGATCCGGGAAGCAATCCTGTCCGGAGAGTTCGCTCCGGACTCGCTCCTGCCGTCCGAGGCTCAACTCATGACCCGCTACCAGGTCTCCCGTCCCACGGTCCGCAACGCCGTCTCCGCACTGCGGGCGGAAGGCCTCATCGACGTTCGGCACGGCAAGGGGAGCTTCGTACGCTCCAACGGCCGCCCTGTCGTCAGCATCGCCGGCCACGTGGGCCGCACGTCCGGCGGTCAATTCACACTCCATGGCGTAGCTACATGGGAGCAGACCGAGGAGCCGAGCACCTACCGCACGCATGCGACCGAACCCACGGCACACCTCCTTGAGGTACAGGTCGAGGAAGCGCTCTTCGGTTGCGACAGGTTGCTGACTGATCCGGCCACTGGCACGCGCGCGATGCACCGCACGCTGATCCCGCTCGCCACGGCCGACGCCGTACCGGATCTCGCCGAAGCGCCAAATGCCGAACCCGCCGCCGTGTACGCGATGCTGACGAAGTCCGGACACAAACTGTGGTGGTCCGAGACGGTCCGCGCGCGCATGCCGCTCCCGGATGAGCGCACCGCCCTGCGTCTGCCCGATGCGACCCCGGTCCTTCACCTGTCCCGCGTCACCTGCGGCACCGACGACCAGGCCCTGATCCTCGAAGAAATCCGCATCGGCGCCGACCGCGCTGAGCTTGCCTACCGGATCACTGCCGACAAGGAGCCCGCTCAACGCCGCCAGCCATGA
- a CDS encoding replication initiator produces the protein MEQITATGGCANPVHLSGSTTTLAPDTGEIFRHYDTRDEPGERLLVRCRNRRATVCPACSRLHAGDTFHLVRAGLLGGKGVPAAVRERPRLFVTLTAPSFGAVHRVGERCRPRRDGGACEHGRPLGCDVLHAPDAAAVGQPLCPDCYDYTAHVLWHAHASKLWDRFVIDVRRRLAGSVGLVQSRFAHHARLSFARVAEYQKRAAVHVHAVVRLDGPNGPDDEPPAWGTADLLINAVRTSAERVLVRTPHSPAVGELGVRWGVQIDVRPLRTDEGGLDDDAVAAYVAKYVTKGASETGAGLDHSLSTFAEIDTAPVNDHVRTLMRTCWRLGGLPEYAPLRLRAWAHTLGYRGHILTKSRVYSTTYAVLRAERADHMGHGDLPDAVTERHWRYVGSGHTPGAALIAAGIADDLAESRRLGLEARQEGEWCG, from the coding sequence TTGGAACAGATCACCGCCACAGGTGGGTGTGCCAACCCCGTCCACCTCTCCGGCTCGACTACGACTCTGGCCCCGGATACCGGCGAGATCTTCCGTCACTACGACACTCGCGATGAACCTGGAGAGCGCCTTCTCGTCCGGTGTCGCAACAGACGCGCGACTGTCTGTCCGGCGTGCTCCCGGCTACACGCTGGGGACACCTTCCACCTTGTCCGTGCGGGTCTCCTCGGCGGCAAGGGTGTTCCCGCCGCAGTCCGCGAGCGACCTCGGCTCTTCGTCACCCTTACCGCCCCGTCCTTCGGTGCGGTTCATCGAGTCGGGGAGCGCTGCCGCCCCCGTCGTGACGGCGGTGCCTGCGAGCATGGTCGTCCCCTTGGCTGCGATGTGCTTCACGCTCCCGATGCGGCGGCGGTCGGTCAGCCGCTCTGTCCCGACTGTTACGACTACACAGCCCACGTGCTGTGGCACGCCCACGCTTCCAAGCTGTGGGATCGGTTCGTCATCGACGTCCGGCGGCGCCTCGCCGGCTCAGTCGGCCTCGTTCAGTCTCGCTTCGCACACCACGCCCGGCTGTCCTTTGCGCGTGTGGCCGAGTACCAAAAGCGGGCGGCCGTTCACGTACATGCCGTGGTCCGCCTAGACGGACCGAACGGTCCTGATGATGAACCTCCGGCTTGGGGCACTGCGGATCTACTCATCAACGCGGTGCGTACATCGGCTGAACGGGTCCTGGTCCGCACGCCCCACAGCCCAGCCGTGGGTGAGTTGGGTGTGCGATGGGGTGTCCAAATCGACGTCCGGCCCCTGCGCACTGATGAGGGTGGGCTCGATGATGACGCCGTTGCCGCATACGTGGCCAAGTACGTCACCAAGGGGGCGAGCGAGACAGGCGCCGGCCTGGACCACTCGCTCTCCACCTTCGCCGAAATCGACACGGCACCCGTCAACGATCACGTCCGCACCCTCATGCGTACCTGCTGGCGCCTCGGTGGGCTTCCCGAGTACGCGCCCCTCCGGCTTCGGGCCTGGGCTCACACGTTGGGCTACCGGGGCCACATCCTGACCAAGTCCCGCGTCTACTCGACGACGTACGCAGTGCTCCGCGCTGAACGCGCTGACCACATGGGCCATGGCGACCTGCCCGACGCAGTCACCGAGAGGCACTGGCGCTACGTCGGTTCCGGCCACACGCCAGGCGCTGCACTCATCGCCGCCGGAATCGCCGATGACCTTGCAGAGTCCCGGCGGCTCGGCCTTGAGGCGAGGCAAGAGGGGGAGTGGTGCGGATAG
- a CDS encoding restriction endonuclease — protein MSRRSAGFVNTWAEAQRQYQRQIEAEQRRRREEARQARDYQRRAAQGHREYRQAQARQRTAELDAQVAALQGLLTTGCQAPAFRASSLMRMEEIPPFDPGRLAWPVSMPDPNQYQAQGGWTASRRAQAQAEARSRFERDWHAAQAAEAQRQRQLSAAQRDYDQRAEAQRAEVRRHNTGITEAIAGVRRGDPESVVEYFSAALYSSTAWPEGFPRQVAVAFDSAARQLVLDWELPGYGIAPEVKSVRYVPAQDEDKETARPVTQRRALYREVLAQSMLLVLHQLFMADEYGILDSVALNGFVDAPDPATGRQAHIFLATVMTQRATFTDLRLEQVDATSCLTDALRGQLTTRPDQLTAVRPSRQPRDVGNRVVTHGGGVEEPDLYDMDPIAFESLVADLFRAMGMQAVMTQRSNDGGVDVDALDPTPIRGGKIVVQVKRYRNTVPPTAVRDLYGTVQDIGANKGVLVTTSGFGPGSHTFARGKPLELISGPELVDLLHRHGLRGRLGEGGRPVPSRPEPSGPPTRPDDYNVLGMTWSGNVALDVCALVCRGSRVLSEDHFVFFNNPQTPDGSVRAVSAAAPDKAAIRVAFDALPGDADRFVLVAAVDPEVNPSADLSGFTDACIRLLDASMTELGRLEVSDGRCGETALVLGSFRHRASGDWDFVLGGKGYVGGLEQLVQDFGIEVE, from the coding sequence ATGAGTCGTCGCTCTGCTGGTTTTGTCAACACTTGGGCTGAAGCGCAGCGTCAGTACCAGCGGCAGATCGAGGCCGAGCAACGGCGACGTCGGGAAGAAGCGCGACAAGCGCGGGACTACCAACGACGTGCCGCTCAGGGGCACCGGGAGTACCGTCAGGCGCAGGCCAGGCAACGTACGGCAGAGCTGGACGCTCAGGTCGCGGCCTTGCAAGGACTGCTGACCACGGGTTGCCAGGCGCCGGCCTTCAGGGCGTCGTCGTTGATGCGAATGGAAGAGATTCCACCGTTCGACCCTGGTCGGCTTGCGTGGCCTGTGAGCATGCCGGATCCGAACCAGTACCAGGCGCAAGGCGGCTGGACGGCCAGTCGGCGCGCTCAGGCGCAGGCTGAGGCACGGTCACGCTTCGAGCGCGACTGGCACGCGGCACAGGCTGCGGAGGCGCAGCGGCAGCGGCAGTTATCCGCCGCCCAACGTGACTACGACCAAAGAGCTGAGGCACAACGAGCCGAGGTGCGACGGCACAACACCGGCATCACCGAGGCGATCGCGGGTGTCAGGCGGGGCGACCCCGAATCCGTGGTCGAGTACTTCTCCGCTGCTCTCTACTCATCCACAGCCTGGCCCGAAGGCTTTCCTCGACAGGTGGCAGTGGCCTTCGACTCGGCGGCGCGGCAGTTGGTCCTGGATTGGGAGCTGCCCGGGTACGGCATCGCCCCGGAAGTGAAGTCCGTGAGGTACGTACCTGCCCAGGACGAGGACAAGGAGACGGCGCGACCTGTGACGCAGCGCCGCGCGCTGTACCGGGAGGTGCTGGCGCAGAGCATGCTGTTGGTCCTGCACCAGCTCTTCATGGCAGACGAGTACGGCATCCTCGACTCGGTGGCGCTGAACGGCTTCGTGGACGCACCCGATCCCGCGACAGGCCGGCAAGCCCACATATTCCTGGCCACCGTCATGACCCAGCGAGCCACCTTCACCGACCTGCGTCTGGAACAGGTGGATGCGACCAGCTGCCTGACGGATGCGCTACGGGGACAGCTCACGACCCGGCCTGACCAGCTCACTGCCGTACGGCCGAGTCGGCAGCCCCGGGACGTCGGAAACCGGGTCGTCACCCATGGCGGCGGTGTCGAGGAGCCGGACCTGTACGACATGGACCCGATCGCCTTCGAGTCCCTCGTCGCCGACCTGTTCCGTGCCATGGGAATGCAGGCTGTGATGACGCAGCGCTCGAACGACGGGGGCGTGGATGTCGACGCGCTGGACCCGACTCCCATCCGGGGCGGCAAGATCGTCGTCCAGGTGAAGCGCTACCGCAACACGGTGCCGCCCACCGCGGTGCGGGACCTGTACGGCACGGTCCAGGACATCGGCGCCAACAAGGGCGTCCTTGTGACGACGTCAGGATTCGGCCCGGGCTCGCACACCTTCGCTCGCGGCAAGCCTCTGGAGTTGATCTCGGGCCCCGAACTGGTTGATCTGCTGCACCGGCACGGGCTACGCGGGCGCCTGGGGGAGGGCGGGCGACCGGTCCCTTCGCGGCCTGAGCCGTCCGGTCCGCCGACTCGGCCGGACGATTACAACGTGCTGGGCATGACGTGGTCGGGCAACGTCGCACTGGACGTCTGCGCACTCGTCTGCCGAGGCAGTCGAGTCCTCAGCGAAGACCACTTCGTCTTCTTCAACAACCCGCAGACTCCGGATGGTTCGGTACGCGCGGTGTCAGCTGCTGCGCCGGACAAGGCAGCAATACGTGTCGCCTTCGATGCGCTGCCGGGAGACGCGGATCGGTTCGTGCTGGTTGCGGCCGTGGACCCGGAGGTGAACCCGAGCGCCGATCTCTCCGGCTTCACCGATGCCTGCATCCGCCTGCTCGACGCGTCGATGACCGAACTGGGCCGCCTGGAGGTTTCCGACGGCCGCTGTGGTGAGACGGCCTTGGTGCTCGGGTCGTTCAGGCACAGGGCCAGTGGTGACTGGGACTTCGTACTTGGCGGGAAGGGCTACGTCGGCGGCTTGGAGCAGCTTGTCCAGGACTTCGGTATCGAAGTGGAGTAG
- a CDS encoding recombinase family protein, translating into MGKRTRTRTPTDRGQYDVESEWSEADLALLEELKRAEALLPDDAPRALLSVRLSVLTDDTTSPVRQELDLRVLARERGYRVVGVASDLNVSATKVPPWKRKELGDWLNNKAPEFDVLLFWKLDRFVRRLTDLSTMIDWCLKYGKNLVSKNDSIDLTTTAGKIMVTIVGGIAEIEAANTSTRVASLWDYTKTQSNWLVGKPTYGYETAEDEDGRVVLTINKEAYRALHWCRNAATRTRPASARRMARVLVRARLCGPGLTTATLLRRLRNPALMGYRVEEDKNGGVRRSKIVLGNDAKPIRVAEPIFSEEEFNSLQAALDRRGKNQPTRAPGGATQFLGVLICDDCGTNMTVQKNRVKERSYMYLRCGKCKAGGHGAPNPYEIYSKLVEDVLKVLGDEPVMTREYRQGAEARKEQQRLEQSISYYMTGLEPGGRFTKTRFTKEKAEKTLDDLIKQLEAIDPESTKDRWVAVHNGQTFRAHWEEGGMEAMAADLLRVGVKCKIKRSKVPGVRAPRIHMKLMIPKDVRDRLILKEDDFAEAF; encoded by the coding sequence ATGGGGAAACGGACGAGGACACGCACGCCAACTGACCGTGGGCAGTACGACGTTGAGTCCGAATGGAGTGAGGCCGACTTAGCGCTCTTGGAAGAGCTGAAGAGGGCGGAGGCCCTGTTACCCGACGACGCGCCACGCGCGCTCCTGTCGGTGCGGCTGTCCGTCCTGACGGACGACACGACGTCGCCTGTCCGGCAGGAGCTCGATCTCCGCGTGCTTGCCAGGGAGCGCGGCTACCGAGTGGTCGGAGTTGCGAGCGACCTCAACGTGTCGGCGACGAAGGTCCCACCGTGGAAGCGCAAGGAGCTCGGGGACTGGCTCAACAACAAGGCGCCCGAGTTCGATGTACTGCTCTTCTGGAAGCTGGACCGCTTCGTACGACGACTCACAGACCTCAGCACCATGATCGATTGGTGCCTCAAGTACGGCAAGAACCTCGTCTCCAAGAACGACTCGATCGATCTGACCACAACCGCCGGGAAGATCATGGTCACGATCGTCGGTGGCATCGCCGAGATCGAGGCCGCCAACACGAGCACACGCGTCGCGAGCCTCTGGGACTACACCAAGACTCAGAGCAACTGGCTCGTGGGTAAGCCGACGTACGGCTACGAGACAGCGGAGGACGAGGACGGGAGAGTCGTCCTCACCATCAACAAGGAGGCCTACCGTGCGCTGCACTGGTGCCGCAACGCAGCTACACGCACCCGGCCGGCTTCCGCCCGCCGAATGGCCAGGGTCCTCGTCCGCGCCAGGCTCTGCGGACCAGGCCTGACAACGGCCACCCTCCTCCGTCGACTCCGGAACCCAGCGCTGATGGGCTACCGCGTAGAAGAGGACAAGAACGGCGGGGTGCGCCGCTCGAAGATTGTGCTGGGCAATGACGCCAAGCCCATCCGCGTAGCTGAGCCGATCTTCAGCGAGGAAGAGTTCAACAGCCTTCAGGCCGCCCTGGACCGCCGAGGCAAGAACCAGCCCACGCGTGCTCCGGGCGGCGCTACACAGTTCCTCGGGGTGCTGATCTGCGACGACTGCGGCACGAACATGACGGTGCAGAAGAACCGAGTCAAAGAGCGGTCCTACATGTACCTCCGGTGCGGCAAGTGCAAGGCCGGAGGCCACGGTGCACCGAACCCCTACGAGATCTACAGCAAGCTCGTCGAGGACGTCCTGAAGGTTCTGGGCGACGAGCCGGTTATGACGCGCGAGTACCGGCAAGGCGCCGAGGCCCGCAAGGAACAGCAGCGTCTCGAACAGTCCATTAGCTACTACATGACAGGGCTTGAGCCTGGAGGCCGCTTCACCAAGACGCGGTTCACCAAAGAGAAGGCCGAGAAGACTCTCGACGACCTGATCAAGCAACTGGAGGCCATCGACCCCGAGTCGACGAAGGATCGATGGGTGGCGGTGCACAACGGCCAGACCTTCCGGGCCCACTGGGAGGAGGGCGGCATGGAAGCCATGGCCGCCGATCTGCTCCGGGTCGGCGTGAAATGCAAGATCAAGCGGAGCAAGGTCCCGGGCGTACGCGCACCGCGCATCCACATGAAGCTCATGATCCCCAAGGACGTGCGGGACCGCCTGATACTGAAGGAAGACGACTTCGCTGAAGCCTTCTGA
- a CDS encoding FtsK/SpoIIIE domain-containing protein: MGPYLLAVALAALAWVLLVGDLVRRHRPVWYWYVAGYPVTTCRVLFTWRRVALLNDLSVSRLPSRTVVGHLLVKDDPVRPVAPRLSFPRATRMGLAVTVRLHAGQTPATYMEAADALVHAWKVHAVRVTSPERGVVLLTAMATDPLQRPGLATAPTELLSALIGALESGGAWVMNLRLVPHWLIAGATRSGKSTLLARLITQLAPQPVALVGIDCKGGMELGLFAERLSALATCRREAVAILSALVVDMQDRMSACRSAGVRSIWELPDSLRPTPVVVIVDEIAELYLSDGTRESKAEADQCSTLLLRLAQLGAALGLHLVVAGQRVGSDLGPGVTALRAQLGGRICHRVSDPGTAEMTLGDLNKDAVAVAQAITAEERGVAVCSGPDGGWSRARSHLTPTEEAVSTARKYSGMTPELPALGHALVALEGDDK, encoded by the coding sequence ATGGGGCCGTACCTGCTTGCCGTTGCCCTGGCCGCGCTGGCCTGGGTGCTGCTCGTCGGTGACCTGGTGCGTCGGCATCGTCCGGTCTGGTACTGGTACGTCGCCGGCTACCCGGTGACTACGTGCCGGGTGCTGTTCACCTGGCGCAGAGTCGCCCTGCTCAACGATCTGTCGGTGTCGCGACTTCCGTCGCGCACGGTGGTCGGGCATCTGTTGGTCAAGGATGATCCGGTACGGCCAGTGGCTCCGCGGCTGTCGTTTCCGCGCGCTACGCGCATGGGGCTGGCCGTGACCGTACGGCTGCACGCGGGCCAGACCCCGGCGACGTACATGGAGGCGGCCGATGCCCTCGTGCACGCGTGGAAGGTCCACGCGGTGCGGGTCACCTCGCCGGAACGTGGGGTCGTGTTACTGACAGCCATGGCCACTGATCCGCTGCAACGTCCCGGCCTGGCCACGGCCCCCACCGAACTGCTCTCTGCCCTCATCGGCGCTCTGGAAAGCGGCGGTGCCTGGGTCATGAACCTGCGGCTCGTGCCGCACTGGCTCATAGCCGGGGCCACCCGGTCCGGCAAGTCCACCCTGCTGGCCAGGCTGATCACCCAACTCGCGCCACAACCCGTCGCTCTGGTCGGTATCGACTGCAAGGGCGGTATGGAACTCGGTCTTTTCGCGGAGCGGTTAAGCGCGCTGGCGACGTGTCGCCGCGAAGCGGTCGCCATTCTCTCCGCCCTCGTCGTCGACATGCAGGACCGGATGAGCGCGTGCCGGTCGGCCGGTGTCCGTTCGATCTGGGAACTCCCTGACAGCCTCCGGCCGACACCCGTGGTCGTGATCGTCGACGAGATCGCAGAGCTGTACTTATCTGACGGCACCCGCGAGAGCAAGGCGGAAGCCGATCAGTGCTCCACCCTCCTGCTCCGGCTTGCCCAGCTCGGGGCCGCCCTCGGACTGCACTTGGTCGTCGCCGGCCAACGCGTTGGATCCGACCTGGGTCCCGGCGTCACGGCGCTCCGGGCCCAACTCGGCGGCCGGATCTGCCACCGGGTGAGTGACCCCGGCACGGCCGAGATGACCTTGGGCGACCTCAATAAGGACGCCGTGGCCGTCGCTCAGGCCATCACGGCGGAGGAACGGGGTGTGGCCGTATGCAGCGGACCGGACGGCGGCTGGAGCCGTGCCCGCTCGCACCTGACTCCAACGGAGGAAGCCGTCTCGACAGCCCGGAAGTACTCCGGCATGACCCCGGAACTGCCCGCCCTCGGTCATGCGCTCGTCGCGCTGGAAGGGGATGACAAGTGA